One Spinacia oleracea cultivar Varoflay chromosome 4, BTI_SOV_V1, whole genome shotgun sequence DNA segment encodes these proteins:
- the LOC130459874 gene encoding uncharacterized protein — protein MENNNSFNIRSILEKEKLNGKNFLDWQRNLQIVLMQEEKEYVLEEAMPEAAGDGVTQAALNRWIDSNKDVKCLMLATMSADLQKTFIDSDAFTIINELKNMFQDLAQVEIFETHRQILETKLKKGVPVSPHVLKMIGLIENMSRLDQRFSQEMVVNTILHSLHSGHDQFKLNYNMNSLDKTLIELHGMLKTAEKALKSDKQDVLMVCGGKFKKSGKKRNAKKGGKKASPTKQTGGTKSEKMKVSQPTSESECFYCKKKGHWKRD, from the coding sequence atggaaaacaacaattcattcaacatccgctcaattctcgaaaaggagaagttgaacgggaaaaacttccttgactggcaaaggaacttgcaaatagttcttatgcaggaagaaaaggagtatgtcctggaagaggcgatgcctgaagccgctggcgacggggtcactcaggcagccctcaatcgttggattgattccaacaaggatgtaaaatgtctaatgcttgcaaccatgagtgcagatctacagaaaacgttcatcgactcagatgctttcacgatcatcaatgagttaaagaacatgttccaagatctggctcaagtcgaaatattcgagactcataggcaaattcttgagaccaagcttaagaaaggtgtgcccgtaagtccacatgttctcaaaatgattggactcattgagaatatgagtcggctggatcagcgattctctcaggaaatggttgtaaacaccatcctccattctcttcatagcgggcatgatcagttcaagctgaactacaatatgaatagtctggacaaaacgctcattgAGCTAcatggtatgctgaagaccgctgaaaaggcgctcaaaagtgataagcaagatgtgcttatggtgtgtgggggcaagttcaagaaatctggtaagaagaggaatgctaagaaaggtggaaagaaggccagcccaactaagcaaactggcggcaccaagtctgaaaagatgaaggtgagccaacccacttctgaatctgaatgcttctactgcaagaagaaggggcattggaagagagattaa